GAAATTACCATCCCCAATAGAAATGAATTCGATACCTGACCTGCGTGTCATATTGATAGATGACAATGAGATTGATTTATTACTGCATGAGAAGTTGATTACCTTTCAACAAATCAGCAGAACGGTACTTTCATTTGTAAATGCCAACAAGGCGCTGGAATTTTTATCTTCCAACATTACCTTACCTAAAATTCCGCCCACTATTATCTTACTGGATATCCAGATGCCGGAAATGGATGGCTTTGAATTTTTACATGCTTTTGATTCCTATCCGGCCAAAATTAAATCACAATGCCATATCATTATGGTATCCTCTTCACTTGATTATAGCGATATTACCCGTACAAATGCTAATCCGCTGGTAATTAAATTACTCCGGAAACCTTTGCTGCTACGGGAATTAAGAGAAACAATAGAAGGAATCTTCAAAGATTTTTTATAAAATGTTGGGTTTTCCCGGAAAAAATATATTTTTGCACTCCTGAAAGGGGAATTGGGGGATTAGCTCATCTGGTAGAGCGCAAGCATGGCATGTTTGAGGTGAACGGTTCGAGCCCGTTATCCTCCACCAAAAAAAAGTCTGGTCTCTGACCGGACTTTTTTTTATTTATGGTTGCGGGTTTACCTGTCTGGCCTGCTGTACCGGCAGCACAATAATAAACGAAGTACCCACCCCTTCCGTACTGCTGGCAGTAATCACACCCTGGTGTTTATCAATTACTTTTTTCGCAATGGCCAGCCCGATACCCGTTCCTTCATACAATTCAGAATTATGTAACCGCTGGAAGATGGTAAATATTTTAGAGAGATATTTTTCATTAAAGCCGATCCCGTTATCGCTGATCGTGATACGACAATAGGGCCCCATGGGCTGTACGTCGCTGCCAGGAAGATTTTCCGCTACCAGTTCGGCCGTAATGCTGATTTCCGGCGCCATGTCTACCCGCGTAAATTTCAACGCATTGCTGATGATGTTCTGAAAAACCTGCCTGATCTGTCCGGGCACCACTTCAATCTGAGGCATTTTTGCCACATGTATAGCGGCATCCTTCTCCATGATGGTCAGTTCCAGGTCACTGAGAATTTCATCCACCACCACATTCAGATCTGTTAGTTCGTAGATATTTGTAACCGATAACCGGGAGTAACTCAGCAGGTCATTGATCAACCGCGCCATGCGTTCAGAGGAGCCTACAATCCGCTCCATGTACGACAGGGCATTTGGGTCCGTCCGCAGGAACTTATCGCGTAAAATGGTCCCGAAAAGCTGAATTTTGCGCAACGGTTCTTTCAGGTCATGGGAAGCTACTGAGGCAAACTGTTGCAGATCGTGGTTACTGGCTTCCAGTGATTTGTTGATCTCGATGAGTTCTTCTGTCCGTTCCTTTACTTTCTGTTCCAGTATTTCATTTGCCTGCTTCTGGTGGCCTATATCTGTAAAAGTACCGATCCATTTTGCAATTCCTTCTCCCTCCCGCACCGGTATTACCCGCAGCAGATGACAGCGGTAACTCTTATCCAGCTTATCTTTCAGGTATACTTCTTTTTCCAGCGGCATGCCCAGCTCAATCGCTTCCCGGAGATATGCCTGCATACTTTTATCCATGGGCAGTGTTTCCGGTAGCTGTGCAATATTATCTGCGTACTTAAACCAGTTGCGGTTGGCGTATTCAATACGTCCATCTGTAGTAAGGGTAAAAGCTATCTGTGGCAGTACTTCCAGCGTGGTATGCAGCTCATTTACTTTTTTGCTGAGGGCTATCTCCACCAGCTTGCGCACTTCCACTTCGTCGCGGAGCGACTGATGCATCAGTTTCAGTTCCTGCGACTGCTGGTACAGGCGGGAGAATGTTTTTACTTTCATCAGCAGCACATCGGTATCCACCGGTTTGGTGAGGTAGTCGATGCCGCCGGAGTCATAGCCTTTTACAATAAAGCGTTTGTCTTTATTTACTGCGGAAAGAAAAATGATGGGAATATCTTTTGCTTTGCTGTAACCGGAAATAGCTTCTGCTACCTCAAAGCCGTCCATACTGGGCATTTGCACATCCAGGATGATCAGTGTGTAACTGTGTTTCAATATCTTTTTCAACGCTTCCTCGCCGGACAAAGCCGTATCCACTTCAAACTTATACAGTTCAAGTGTTTTTCGCATGGATAATATATTTTCCGGCTTATCGTCTACAATCAGGATCATACTAAACAGGTATTACTAAGATATATTTTCAATAACCGTACCCTGGTGGGTATCTTCATCTGCAAAGTGATTAATAAATGCCGCCATCTCTTCCGCGTGGAGGATACGGTCTATGGTGGCCGACTGTATAGCCTGCCGGGGCATGTAGTCCACCTCCGCCGTGTCCGGATCCTGTACCAGTGTAGTGCCACCGGCTTCATGCACTGCTATCAGTCCTTCCACACCATCCGTATTGGCGCCGGAAAGCAGTGCTGCTGCCAGCTTTGCGCCATACACAGCTGCAGCAGATATAAAAGTAACGTCTATGCTGGGACGGCTGAAATGCACTTTCTCGGAGTAATCGAGCGACAAAGTGTGGTCTGTTTCTATCAGCAAATGATAATCTGCCGGGGCAATGTAAATAACACCTGGCAGCAGTGCTTCTTTTTCTTCGGCTTCCTTCACCGGCAGGTGGGTTTTAACGGCCAACAGTTCCGTCAGCAAAGAGTCATAGTGGCTTTGCCGGTGCAACACAATGATCATGGCGGCTTTCAACCGGATATCAAGTAGCGGCAGAAACTTTAAAATGGCCTGCAAACCTCCCGCAGAACCTCCTATTAGCACCAGGTGCGATGCAGTTGTCATAGAGCCCATGATTTTTCCTTACAGATGATTTTTACGCCAGATCTTCTCTTTATTTTCCAGTTGTTTGAATTGCCTGACTACCGTGGTGAAGTTAAGCGTTTCCTTACTACCAAGTGCCAGGAAACCCAGCTGTTCCAGGCTGTCACAGAACAATCTGAGTACTTTATCCTGTAAGTTTTTATTAAAATAGATCAACACATTCCGGCAGATGATCAGTTGAAATTCATTAAAAGAACCATCAGTAACCAGGTTATGCGGAGAGAAAATAATCTTCTCTCCCAGGTATTCGCTGAATTTTGCATATTCATAATTAGCCGTATAGTAAGCGGAAAAATCCTGCAAACCGCCTGCCTGCATATAATTGCGGGAATATTGCTGCATCTGTGAAATAGGAAAAATGCCTTTGCGTCCTTTTTCCAGCACACTGGTATTGATATCCGTGGCGTAGATCACTGATTTGTGCAGCAGGTTGGCTTCTTTCAGCAAGATAGCCAGCGAATACACTTCTTCTCCCGAAGAACAGCCAGCATGCCAGATCCGGATAAACGGATAAGTAGCCAGTACCGGCAATACCGCCTGCTTTAATGCGCTGTAAAAATGCGGATCACGGAACATCTCTGTTACATTTACCGTAATCTCTTCCACAAAGCGCATGGCATATTCAGGATCGGAGATGATGCGGTAGCGGAACTCCGCGAAGCTGGGAAACCGGTCCGACTGGTAAAGATGGTTCACCCTTCTGTTGATGGAAGCGTGCGCATATTCAGTAAAATCATATCCATATCTTTCCAGTATATCATTCAACAGCATTTCTACTTCCTGCTCACTAACATGATTTCTAATCACATTTATACCGATAAATATTGTTGTATCTGCGCCAGCAACACATCTACATCAATGGGTTTGGAAATATAATTATCAGCGCCGGCTTCCAGGCATTTTTCCCGGTCGCCCACCATGGCTTGTGCTGTAACAGCAATAACCGGTAACCGCCTGTTTTTTGTATTGGCGCGAAGCGCGGCAATGGTTTCATAACCATCCATGTCCGGCATCATAATATCCATCAACACTACGCCTACCTGGTGATCCTGCTCCAGTAACTGTAACCCTTCAGCGGCTGTGGTAGCCGACAGACAAGCAATGTTCCTGGAATTTAATACCGCTTTCAACGCAAAAATATTGCGGGTATCATCGTCTATTATCAGTACTTGTTTGTGTTCCATAATTATTTCATTCCTTTATCGTATAGCCATACCCGTAGTAATGAAAGCAATTGGTCTACATCCACCGGTTTGGAAATATAATCAGATGCACCTGCCTGCAAACACTTCTCTCTGTCTCCCATCATGGCCTTTGCGGTAACCGCTATCACCGGCAGGTTGGCAAGAGCCGGCTGTTTGCGGATGGCCGCAATTGCATCATAGCCGTCCATTTCCGGCATCATCATATCCATCAG
The Chitinophaga sp. MM2321 DNA segment above includes these coding regions:
- a CDS encoding response regulator is translated as MNSIPDLRVILIDDNEIDLLLHEKLITFQQISRTVLSFVNANKALEFLSSNITLPKIPPTIILLDIQMPEMDGFEFLHAFDSYPAKIKSQCHIIMVSSSLDYSDITRTNANPLVIKLLRKPLLLRELRETIEGIFKDFL
- a CDS encoding ATP-binding protein, with the translated sequence MRKTLELYKFEVDTALSGEEALKKILKHSYTLIILDVQMPSMDGFEVAEAISGYSKAKDIPIIFLSAVNKDKRFIVKGYDSGGIDYLTKPVDTDVLLMKVKTFSRLYQQSQELKLMHQSLRDEVEVRKLVEIALSKKVNELHTTLEVLPQIAFTLTTDGRIEYANRNWFKYADNIAQLPETLPMDKSMQAYLREAIELGMPLEKEVYLKDKLDKSYRCHLLRVIPVREGEGIAKWIGTFTDIGHQKQANEILEQKVKERTEELIEINKSLEASNHDLQQFASVASHDLKEPLRKIQLFGTILRDKFLRTDPNALSYMERIVGSSERMARLINDLLSYSRLSVTNIYELTDLNVVVDEILSDLELTIMEKDAAIHVAKMPQIEVVPGQIRQVFQNIISNALKFTRVDMAPEISITAELVAENLPGSDVQPMGPYCRITISDNGIGFNEKYLSKIFTIFQRLHNSELYEGTGIGLAIAKKVIDKHQGVITASSTEGVGTSFIIVLPVQQARQVNPQP
- a CDS encoding chemotaxis protein CheB — encoded protein: MTTASHLVLIGGSAGGLQAILKFLPLLDIRLKAAMIIVLHRQSHYDSLLTELLAVKTHLPVKEAEEKEALLPGVIYIAPADYHLLIETDHTLSLDYSEKVHFSRPSIDVTFISAAAVYGAKLAAALLSGANTDGVEGLIAVHEAGGTTLVQDPDTAEVDYMPRQAIQSATIDRILHAEEMAAFINHFADEDTHQGTVIENIS
- a CDS encoding protein-glutamate O-methyltransferase CheR codes for the protein MIRNHVSEQEVEMLLNDILERYGYDFTEYAHASINRRVNHLYQSDRFPSFAEFRYRIISDPEYAMRFVEEITVNVTEMFRDPHFYSALKQAVLPVLATYPFIRIWHAGCSSGEEVYSLAILLKEANLLHKSVIYATDINTSVLEKGRKGIFPISQMQQYSRNYMQAGGLQDFSAYYTANYEYAKFSEYLGEKIIFSPHNLVTDGSFNEFQLIICRNVLIYFNKNLQDKVLRLFCDSLEQLGFLALGSKETLNFTTVVRQFKQLENKEKIWRKNHL
- a CDS encoding response regulator; this translates as MEHKQVLIIDDDTRNIFALKAVLNSRNIACLSATTAAEGLQLLEQDHQVGVVLMDIMMPDMDGYETIAALRANTKNRRLPVIAVTAQAMVGDREKCLEAGADNYISKPIDVDVLLAQIQQYLSV